ACCCGAGTATCTCTCTACAGGCCAGTCTTCCGAAAAAACTGATGTTTTTGGATTTGGAATTCTCCTCCTCGAACTTATTACCGGTCGGACAGCTTTAGAATTCGGGAAGTCAGTGAATGAGAAAGGCACCATGCTTGACTGGGTAAGAATGACATTAGACTCACAAATCGAAGCCACTTTATGTGCCTTTACTATTTGTCTACTTGATCATTCAGGTAAAGAAGATCCATCAAGAGAAGAAGCTTGACGTGCTCATGgacaagaacttgaagaacatttACGATAGGATCGAGCTCGAGGAGATGGTACAAGTAGCGCTCCTGTGCACACAGTTTCTTCCCGGCCACCGGCCCAAAATGTCAGAGGTTGTGCGAATGCTCGAAGGCGATGGACTTGTGGAGAGATGGGAAGCCTCTCAGAGAGTCGACTCCCAAAATTTCAAGGTGCCTGAGTTTGCCTTTTCGGAAAGGTGCTACTCGAACCTGACGGATGACTCGTCGTTACTTGTCCAAGCAGTTGAGCTCTCTGGGCCAAGGTAAGAGTTCATAACACTACAGAATCAACAGCATGGAAAAAAGCACTGGAATTATCTGTGATCAATGATTACAAGATAGGAGGTAAAATGCAATTACCATCTTTCCTGTATTTGCTCTTATCATGAGAGCCTTTCCAGACCAGGCCATGGACGTTGAacaaagatagcaagttcttgagTTGAACCTCCATGGATCAAACACGAAAGTAGTTCTTTGACATCGGTATGACTGCGAGTTTTGTTGTATATAGGTCTGAAGGACTCAAAAGTAAAGGATGTCATGATTCAACGCCATGGATCTTGTGCTTCTTTCCacctcttttcttctctctcaagAATTCGGCATGTTTAATGTCGTCCATCACACTCCTAGAGGCAGCATATTTCCAAGCTTTGAACTGCGACATGGATTTCTTGGTGTCAGAAGAACTCGTTGATGTAGATTTTGATCGTCATTTTGACATAGCAAATTGAGTCGATCTAAtccatttttttaagaaaaatcacACTAATGTCCCCCGGCTTACGAGTTTGATCTTAAACAAAAGAGATTATGGATTTATTTGATGAGTGTTCTTCCGATGCTTTGTCAATGTGACGGTAAGACTGACGTTGACTAGATTTGATGTCAACGTGGCGGTAAGACACTTTTAAAGACTGACGTTGACAAAGATCGATTATTATTAATGTCTTAAAGATCAGCCGTTAATTTCTTCGGATCTGCTAACATGCAGTACTACTGTTCACCCGTTAAAGTCCCACCGGGCTGACCAACCATAGACGAATGATGGGGCCCATGTGCCACGCATGCCGTGATAATACACTCggcaattatgattttttttttattttaaatgatgaattttattttaaacttaattttaattaaaaataagaaaaccGAAACAAATTTCTCATTATTAGTAGAATTTGACTTCTGTAGATCTTCATACATGAGAATTTGACTCCTATAGATCTTCATACATGAGGAAATAAATCATTGACGGTGTTCATCTGCGTCGAATGTTTATGTTGCCTCAGACAAACCGTATGActtcatgtgtatatatatgtatatatttagagAAGCTGTAGAGAAGTAGGTGAGCTCAGGCGTTCGCAAATCTGCAGTTCTTCCTCACCTCTCCACCTGCAGGGTTGGTGATGTTCCCCATCCTGACCATGGAGTCCGAGAAATCCTTGAAGAAGGAGATCGACTCTGCCCAGTACTTCTCCACAATGTGGGAGGTTTCGAACCCTAAGAGGCTGGAATACATCTCCTGGTCCGAGTTCAGAAGCCCGGTTCCCTGTATCAGGGTCTCGAAGAAGGCGTTGTCGAACACGGTGGGCGAGGTGTAGTCCATGGGGGAAACGTTGTCATCTCCTCCGTCCGTAGGGCACGTCTCTTTGAGCTTGCTGAGGTACACCTGCGCCGACGCTTCACTCTTCGACGTCAGCTGGAAGTCCCCGTAGATCCTGTCGCGGAAGTTCACACATCTCGACATGCCAATGGTGTGGGAACCTGAGATCAGAGTCAGATGCTCGTGGGATAAGAATGGATGGCCGTAAGGAATCAGAGTGATCCATGATCTTACCTACGAGGGCTACCATGTCAGTGGGCGAGAGTCCTTTGGCTGAGAACTTGGTGATCAAGGTGGCGAGCCCTTGCTGCGGAGATGGGATGTCTGAGTTCGCTTGATCCAGGCTTGCAGTCTTGGAATCCAGCCTTCCCACTGGAACGTCCCAGTACGGCCCTCCAACCTGCTAATCTCAAAGGATGAAATGCTCGAATCCATGTCTTCCAAGGATGACGACAAGTTTGTGGTTTGAAGGATACCAGAATGGTGGCGTCTCGAGCTGCTACCGCGAGGAGATCGGCGCAGGAGACGACGCCGGGGCACTCGGCCTCCAGCTTCTCCTTGATCTTGTCGACCAGCTCGAAGCCCTGCAGCGAGTTCACGTTCTGGTCTGCTTGCTTCTCCCCTATCAGCGTGGCTGTGTCGTCCAGGAGAACCGATCCATCGCAACCCTAAAGAGCTGCAGCAGTTCAGTACTATAGCTACTACTGATCTATTGACAGTTCGTATGAATGATGTCAAGAAGGCGACCTGGACGAAGCAGTCATGGAAATGAAGGCGGATGATGAAAGCTGCATTGCGGGGATTGGCCTTCACCGCGCACTCCATCTCCGTCCGCACGATCTGCTCCGCGGTGGGGCACGTCTTCGAGTAGTAGCCCAAGCTCAGCTGCGACGGGTCTTGCGCCAATGAGGTGATGGCCGCGGTGGCGAGAACAAGAGCCATGACGAGCTGCAGAGGCGTCGAGCAACCGACACCTTTGGCCATGATTTGCTGCTGCTGTGTCTGCTTCGCCTCGGTTGATGCTTGATGGGAGGATATGAGCAGAAGGGTTGCAGTCGTTGCATCCTTTTATATGCTTCATGCAGGAGATGGGAGGGTGAACTGCTTGAAGAGGCCGCTTGGAGTCAACAGGGGGATCAACTAACATGAGTGAGTTTGGTGGAACCAGCAAGCTAAAACTTGATTGAGTTTGGTGGCTTGGGTTGACCAGCTCTGGCAGTCAAACACAACCAAATAAAGACAATTTGCTCAGCAAAGAATAAGGCAGCCAAAAAATTTAGTCTTGGATTGATAACATGAGACAATTGTTCTTGTtccacaagaaaaacctcaatGAGACACCCCAAATTGGATCGTACTCCGAATCTGATCACACTATGAATTGGGATATACTGATACAAATGCATGTTTGATGTAACCAAGCCATCAGACGACTTGATTGACATATATTTGTCCTACTTATACAACTGTAGTCAACACTTAAAAACATGGTCAACCGATAAATGATATGATTTAACCCAATTACATGACCCGAAGACAATTCACTCAACAATCACTTCTAAAACAAGAGAAGAAAACATATACTAATCTGTAAAGTACATGTTTAGCCTGGTTTTTCTATGATAAATTCATATTACAACAACACAGCCCCGTTGGGGGAATCAAATGTCTACAAGATCAGCAGACTGTTTGGTTCCCAATAATGAAGTTTAGTTCTGAAGTTGAAGACATCATGAGCACCAAACTCTCTTTTGGTGATTTCTCCGGTTATGCATTGCATCTCCCAGGTAGATCAATCTTCATGTTCGTCTTCGCCTTCAGAATCTACACAATGGAAGAATTTCCAAAAACAGTAAATTAGAGTATGTGCATTCTAAAATAGCATAGCAGTAATAGAAAATGTCATGCCGTATAAAATTATAATGCTGCTAGACCAGCATAATTTTTTAAGAACATTTGGCTAATTGCCTAGAATATACACTCTTAGTTCCATCATTAAGAAATTGGATGTGGATCAGCATCTAGTTGGGGAAGCTTCAAATGAAACTTATAAGGAAACTGGATCAGCATCTAGTTGGGGAAGCTTCAAATGAAACTTCAAAAGAAACAACATTTACCTGATCTAATATCTTCGCCGAGTTGCCCTGATTGGATTTGTTTCACAAGCATTCGGAACATTAATATCCACCAATAGATATGTAAAACAAGCAGTGAGAATAGGAGAGTGTTGAAGACATAATAATATATTGGTCCTTCAAACTTGTGTTTTTCTTTGTCCAAATTCAAGAGAACTTCATAGCTGCCATGAAAGGGGAAATTAAGATTTCAGACTAATTACTT
This genomic stretch from Musa acuminata AAA Group cultivar baxijiao chromosome BXJ3-9, Cavendish_Baxijiao_AAA, whole genome shotgun sequence harbors:
- the LOC135648277 gene encoding peroxidase 11-like, encoding MAKGVGCSTPLQLVMALVLATAAITSLAQDPSQLSLGYYSKTCPTAEQIVRTEMECAVKANPRNAAFIIRLHFHDCFVQGCDGSVLLDDTATLIGEKQADQNVNSLQGFELVDKIKEKLEAECPGVVSCADLLAVAARDATILVGGPYWDVPVGRLDSKTASLDQANSDIPSPQQGLATLITKFSAKGLSPTDMVALVGSHTIGMSRCVNFRDRIYGDFQLTSKSEASAQVYLSKLKETCPTDGGDDNVSPMDYTSPTVFDNAFFETLIQGTGLLNSDQEMYSSLLGFETSHIVEKYWAESISFFKDFSDSMVRMGNITNPAGGEVRKNCRFANA